In Sphaerospermopsis torques-reginae ITEP-024, the genomic window TTTTAATACTCCCACCACTGGCCGGGTGTTATTGGAAGGACAACCCATAGTTAAACCCGGTCCAGATCGGATGGTAGTATTCCAAAACTATGCTTTATTACCCTGGCGCACAGCGTTTGAAAATATTTACTTGGCTGTAAATGCTGTTTACCCCACTAAACCAGAAGCAGAAAAACGCGCTATTGTTCGGGAACATTTAGCTATGGTGGGGCTGTCTGATGCTATGGAGAAGAAACCCATGCAAATGTCCGGGGGGATGAGACAGCGTGTTTCTATCGCCCGTGCTTTGGCTATTCGTCCCAAAGTATTAATTTTAGATGAACCTTTTGGAGCATTAGACGCGATCACCAAAGAAGAGTTACAGGAGGAGTTGCTAAAAATTTGGAATGAAAACCGTTGTACGGTGTTGATGATCACCCATGATATTGATGAGGCGCTGTTTTTGGCTGATAAGTTGGTGATGATGACTAATGGACCTCATGCCAAAATCGGGGAAGTGATGGAAATTCCATTTGCTAGACCACGCGATCGCGCCCTGATCATGGAAGATCCTCTATACTATCAATTGCGTAACTATGCGTTAGACTTCCTGTTTAACCGCTTCGCCCATGATGATGTAGGTTAATATAGTAAAAGGCGAAATCTCATTCGCCTACTCCCTATTACCTGTTAAATAAATAATAGTTTTCATAGATTATAATTTATACATTGACTAATACAGCCAATTTTGGGCTTTCATATAAGCTTCTGCTTATATGAGGTATATAATATTTTTTTTATAATTCATGTCTTTGGGTTATTTTTTTTGACCTAAAGGCTGTATGCTATTTGTAATCAAACAGTTGATCCCCGGTTTCAACTGCAAAAATAAAACTGGGTAGATAGTTCTGCATGATTGTGTTTCTGGGTGACAAAGATTACTCCTTGAGTAGAACCTTAATTCACAATTCATGTAAATTGTCAAACATAATCACAAATCAGCAAGATATTTTACACTTGCTGTTTTTTGTACCTAGAACACAGTTAAGCACTACTTGAGGAGCATTGACAAATGTATTTTGACAACCAAATTTTCATAAAACTTAAATGTTGAAATTAGATATTTATATCAACATTAGCATATCAGCTACCGCAACATAAAACTGGAAAGGCTGTTAATAAACACTCTTTACTTTTTATTTTGACAGACCAACTTCTGGAAATTCCATCAACAGAAATTAGCCAGCATTAATATTTTTAACTAATGATAAACTGGGTGACAAAATTTCTAATTGTTACCAAAGGTTATTATTACCAAATAATTATAGTTGCATTATTAGCAACAAAGTTTTTGGCGGTTGAAAATAGTTTTTTTTGCTGTGGCTAAATGCTTGTAATTTCAGTTTGCGGTAAAAACCTGTGCTGTAGGGGTGAAGAGCCTGATTTTTACTTTCTTTAGCTCTTTAAATCTCATTTAGTTCATTGATTCAATGCTCTTCATTAGAGGAGAAGGAGGTATTCGTGGATTTTGTGTCCTTATTTATTACGGACTTTATTGCTCAGTTGCAGTCTCCAACACTGGCCTTTTTGATTGGGGGGATGATCATCGCTGCCTTGGGTAGTGAATTGGTAATTCCAGAGGCAATTTGTACGATCATCGTCTTCATGCTGCTGACCAAAATCGGTCTCACCGGTGGAATTGCGATCCGTAATTCTAATCTGACGGAGATGGTGTTACCCATGATCTTTGCTGTAGTAACAGGGATTACGATTGTATTCATCTCGCGCTATACCTTAGCCAAACTGCCAAAGGTCAAAGTCGTTGATGCGATCGCCACTGGTGGTTTGTTTGGAGCAGTGAGTGGTTCTACAATGGCTGCTGGTCTGACGGTACTGGAAGAACAAAAAATTCCCTTTGAAGCATGGACTGGCGCACTCTATCCCTTTATGGATATCCCCGCCCTTGTAACTGCCATTGTGGTAGCTAATATTTACCTCAACAAGAGGAAACTGAAAGAAGCCGGCGAATCTGCTATGCAGGAGTCTTTCAGCAAGCAGGCTGTTGCGGCTGGTGATTATCCCGCTACCAGACAGGAGTATCTCAGTCAACAGCAAGATCCCGGTGAGAATAAAGTCAAGATATGGCCGATCATCGAGGAAAGTCTCCGGGGTCCTGCTTTGTCAGCCATGTTGTTAGGTCTGGCTTTGGGACTGTTTACCCAGCCGGAAAGTGTCTATAAAAGCTTCTACGATCCTGCCTTTCGTGGCTTGCTCTCCATCTTGATGTTGGTTATGGGTATGGAGGCTTGGTCAAGGGTTGGTGAACTGCGTAAAGTAGCTCAATGGTACGTTGTGTATAGTGTGATAGCACCATTTATACATGGGTTAATTGCCTTTGGTTTAGGTATGATTGCCCACCAAGTCGCGGGATTCAGCATGGGTGGTGTTGTGGTTCTAGCTGTTATCGCTTCCTCTAGTTCCGATA contains:
- a CDS encoding nitrate ABC transporter ATP-binding protein (This model describes the ATP binding subunits of ATP-binding cassette (ABC) transporters for nitrate transport, or for bicarbonate transport, in bacteria and archaea.); protein product: MQNRTLTFNNSSPKTQMQASPKTRNRQPFLQIQDVTKTYPTKKGPFTVLDGVNLEVDQGEFICVIGHSGCGKSTLLNMVSGFNTPTTGRVLLEGQPIVKPGPDRMVVFQNYALLPWRTAFENIYLAVNAVYPTKPEAEKRAIVREHLAMVGLSDAMEKKPMQMSGGMRQRVSIARALAIRPKVLILDEPFGALDAITKEELQEELLKIWNENRCTVLMITHDIDEALFLADKLVMMTNGPHAKIGEVMEIPFARPRDRALIMEDPLYYQLRNYALDFLFNRFAHDDVG
- a CDS encoding sodium-dependent bicarbonate transport family permease, with translation MDFVSLFITDFIAQLQSPTLAFLIGGMIIAALGSELVIPEAICTIIVFMLLTKIGLTGGIAIRNSNLTEMVLPMIFAVVTGITIVFISRYTLAKLPKVKVVDAIATGGLFGAVSGSTMAAGLTVLEEQKIPFEAWTGALYPFMDIPALVTAIVVANIYLNKRKLKEAGESAMQESFSKQAVAAGDYPATRQEYLSQQQDPGENKVKIWPIIEESLRGPALSAMLLGLALGLFTQPESVYKSFYDPAFRGLLSILMLVMGMEAWSRVGELRKVAQWYVVYSVIAPFIHGLIAFGLGMIAHQVAGFSMGGVVVLAVIASSSSDISGPPTLRAGIPSANPSAYIGASTAIGTPVAIGLCIPFFVGLAQAIGG